In a single window of the Rhodoligotrophos appendicifer genome:
- a CDS encoding TonB-dependent hemoglobin/transferrin/lactoferrin family receptor has protein sequence MAFVYRRLLASLAGTAALTLASAQGYAQTITTETATNTSDEATTTAVEDSDGTALAPIVVTGGGTPGATGETVLTTVISRPILEERMFDNFDEIGDLTPNVDYNTTNGSFNVRGLDQGRVLTTIDGIRLPYLRDGARTSATGANYAGGLNLVDTNMLSSIDIMKGADSSVFGSGALGGVVELRTLQPEDLIAPGKSFGGVSKLGYDSADYSFQANQALATRINDTYALVQGSYRFGEETQNMGTTGGTGPTRTKPNPFDYDLGSFLGKINHHIEGGHTIGIAGEVFREDGNSKLFTSETASYDNYRQSETNERDRASISYKFNAPTTSSVVDYAEIIGYWQRQELKTVTNADRLINPAGPYERGSNLEGQNYGGVGNAVKTLDFQGIANQFTVGGELYGSTYEQFAYGKDKCTPDIPTCAFLHANQSDAPKVDGTTLGLFIEDKIFLADGRVRVIPGVRFDWYEYTPEATAAYKDNPTYDGLPDDNTDYAFSPKLRLEWDATPVVTLYAQWAQAFRAPDPVDLYMSYGGPGTYLRIGNPDLKPETSNGFEIGMKAGDRNLGATVALFDNYYKDFIDTETYADPLYPFGVTQAINRDRVRIYGAEATVFGRMENGLHGWAMIGFSNGKDTKDDIYLDSIPPLKGSVSIGYATDVWGTDLILTAAAARDKVPQDLTAAAKQKLKTDSYAKLDLTAWWAPEPLPGLTLRAGVFNLLDEKYVDALNVPESTTLSQAYFTEPGRTFRVTGTFQF, from the coding sequence ATGGCGTTTGTTTATCGCCGTCTCCTGGCCAGCCTGGCCGGGACGGCAGCTTTGACCTTGGCGAGTGCGCAGGGATACGCACAGACCATAACCACAGAGACGGCCACCAATACCAGCGACGAGGCCACCACTACGGCAGTGGAGGACAGCGATGGCACGGCTTTGGCACCGATCGTCGTCACCGGCGGCGGCACACCCGGAGCAACGGGCGAGACGGTGCTCACCACCGTGATCAGTCGTCCGATCCTGGAAGAACGTATGTTCGACAATTTCGACGAGATCGGGGACCTCACGCCGAATGTCGACTACAACACCACCAATGGCTCCTTCAATGTTCGCGGCCTCGACCAGGGCCGGGTCCTGACCACCATCGACGGTATCCGCCTGCCCTATCTGCGCGACGGCGCGCGCACCAGCGCGACGGGAGCCAATTACGCCGGTGGCCTCAATCTCGTCGATACCAACATGCTGTCTTCCATCGACATCATGAAGGGTGCAGATTCCAGCGTCTTCGGCTCCGGCGCTTTAGGCGGCGTTGTTGAGTTGCGCACCCTGCAGCCGGAAGACCTCATCGCCCCCGGCAAGAGCTTCGGCGGGGTGAGCAAGCTTGGCTATGACAGTGCCGACTACAGCTTCCAGGCGAACCAGGCCTTGGCGACCCGGATCAACGATACCTACGCCCTTGTCCAAGGCAGCTATCGCTTTGGTGAAGAAACCCAGAACATGGGCACGACGGGCGGCACCGGGCCGACCCGCACCAAGCCCAACCCCTTCGACTATGATCTGGGCTCCTTCCTGGGCAAGATCAATCACCACATCGAGGGCGGCCATACCATCGGCATTGCCGGCGAGGTTTTCCGCGAGGATGGCAATTCGAAGCTCTTCACCAGCGAGACGGCCTCCTACGACAATTACCGGCAGTCTGAGACGAATGAGCGCGACCGAGCCTCGATCTCGTATAAATTCAATGCGCCCACGACCAGCAGTGTAGTCGATTATGCCGAGATCATCGGCTATTGGCAGCGCCAGGAACTCAAGACTGTCACCAATGCCGATCGGCTGATCAATCCCGCGGGGCCCTACGAGCGCGGCAGCAACCTCGAAGGCCAGAATTATGGCGGCGTCGGCAATGCCGTGAAGACGCTGGATTTCCAGGGAATCGCTAATCAGTTCACGGTCGGCGGCGAGCTTTATGGCTCGACTTACGAGCAGTTCGCCTATGGCAAGGACAAATGCACACCGGACATCCCCACTTGTGCCTTCCTGCACGCCAATCAGTCCGACGCCCCCAAGGTCGACGGCACGACGCTCGGCCTGTTTATTGAAGACAAGATCTTTCTTGCCGACGGTCGCGTCCGGGTCATCCCCGGCGTCCGCTTTGACTGGTATGAATACACTCCTGAAGCGACGGCCGCGTACAAGGATAATCCGACCTATGACGGCTTGCCGGACGACAACACCGACTACGCCTTCTCGCCCAAACTGCGCCTTGAATGGGATGCCACCCCGGTGGTCACCCTCTACGCTCAATGGGCCCAGGCCTTCCGCGCGCCCGATCCGGTGGACCTCTATATGTCCTATGGCGGCCCCGGCACCTATCTGCGCATCGGCAATCCTGACCTGAAGCCTGAGACGAGCAATGGCTTCGAGATCGGCATGAAGGCGGGAGACCGCAATCTTGGAGCGACGGTTGCCCTCTTCGACAACTACTACAAGGATTTCATCGACACCGAGACCTATGCCGATCCTCTCTATCCCTTCGGCGTCACCCAGGCGATCAATCGCGACCGGGTCCGCATCTATGGCGCCGAGGCCACGGTGTTCGGCCGCATGGAGAACGGCCTCCATGGCTGGGCGATGATTGGTTTTTCCAACGGCAAGGACACCAAGGATGACATCTATCTTGACAGCATCCCGCCGCTGAAGGGCTCCGTCAGCATCGGTTATGCGACCGATGTCTGGGGCACCGACTTGATCCTCACTGCCGCCGCGGCGCGCGACAAGGTCCCGCAGGATCTGACAGCAGCGGCCAAGCAGAAGCTGAAGACGGACTCTTATGCCAAGCTGGACCTGACCGCCTGGTGGGCACCCGAACCTCTTCCCGGCCTCACCCTGCGCGCAGGTGTCTTCAACCTCTTGGATGAGAAATATGTCGACGCCCTGAACGTGCCGGAATCGACGACCCTCTCCCAGGCTTATTTCACCGAGCCTGGCCGCACCTTCCGCGTGACGGGCACTTTCCAGTTCTGA
- a CDS encoding NAD(P)-dependent oxidoreductase: MGANVAWLGLGVMGYPMAGYLAKAGHTVTVYNRTAAKAEQWVGQHGGRRASTPAEAAQGAEFVFACVGNDDDLRSVVLGPQGAFAGMDHGTIFIDHTTASADVARELHGAGRDKGIGFVDAPVSGGQAGAENGALTVMAGGDEADYARAEPLIAHFSKMRRLIGPSGSGQLTKMVNQICIAGVVQGLSEALNFGQAAGLDMEAVVQVISKGAAQSWQMENRYKTMLDGKFDFGFAVDWMRKDLNICLEEARRTGVSLPATALVDQLYAQVQKMGGKRWDTSSLIALLQR, encoded by the coding sequence ATGGGCGCAAACGTGGCATGGCTCGGCCTGGGCGTCATGGGCTATCCGATGGCCGGCTACCTGGCGAAGGCCGGACATACGGTGACAGTCTACAACCGGACCGCCGCAAAAGCTGAACAATGGGTGGGCCAGCATGGCGGGCGCCGCGCCTCAACGCCGGCCGAAGCAGCACAAGGGGCGGAGTTCGTCTTCGCCTGCGTCGGCAATGACGATGATCTGCGATCGGTGGTACTCGGGCCGCAGGGTGCGTTTGCCGGGATGGATCATGGGACGATCTTCATCGACCACACCACGGCCTCGGCCGATGTGGCGCGGGAGCTGCACGGTGCCGGTCGGGATAAGGGCATCGGCTTTGTGGATGCGCCGGTATCGGGTGGCCAGGCAGGGGCAGAAAACGGGGCGCTCACCGTCATGGCGGGCGGGGACGAAGCCGATTATGCGCGCGCCGAGCCCTTGATCGCGCATTTTTCCAAGATGCGCCGGCTGATCGGGCCATCGGGCTCAGGTCAGCTCACCAAGATGGTAAACCAAATCTGCATCGCCGGCGTGGTGCAGGGGTTGTCGGAGGCTTTGAATTTCGGACAAGCGGCCGGCCTCGACATGGAGGCGGTGGTGCAGGTGATCTCCAAAGGGGCGGCGCAATCCTGGCAAATGGAGAACCGCTACAAGACCATGCTGGACGGGAAGTTCGATTTCGGCTTCGCCGTGGACTGGATGCGGAAGGACCTCAATATCTGTTTGGAGGAGGCTCGCCGCACCGGCGTGTCGCTGCCGGCGACCGCACTGGTGGATCAGCTTTACGCTCAGGTGCAGAAGATGGGCGGCAAGAGGTGGGATACGTCGAGCTTGATTGCGCTGCTGCAGCGCTGA
- a CDS encoding threonine ammonia-lyase has translation MAVTLDDIRAASECLEGEIVRTPLLSAPKLSDVTGAGVYVKLENLQVTNSFKDRGAFVKLVSLDEQEKSRGVIAMSAGNHAQAVAYHARRLGIPATIVMPETTPFTKVERTRAHGAEIVLSGETLVESQARVMEIMAERSLTLVHPYDDDRIIAGQGTIALEMLAAEPDLDILVIPIGGGGLISGNAIAAKALKPSIRIVGVETELYPSMYHAVRGEPSKCGGSTLAEGIAVKNVTERTIGYCREFVDEIRLVDESRLEQAVNAFLTHQRVVVEGAGAAGLAAVLDDPDAFKGRKVGLIVCGGNIDQRILASIIYRELGREQRIVSLRIEIDDRPGILGRISTLLGKMGANILEVWHRRMFLEVPAKRADLEVMIETRDAQHAEDIIREIESQGFVIEVLDAPAGRAAPRLHASH, from the coding sequence ATGGCCGTAACCCTTGACGATATCCGCGCCGCAAGTGAATGCCTTGAAGGAGAGATCGTACGCACCCCTCTCTTGTCCGCACCCAAGCTGTCGGACGTTACGGGTGCTGGCGTCTACGTCAAGCTTGAGAACCTTCAGGTCACCAATTCTTTCAAGGATCGGGGCGCCTTCGTGAAGCTCGTCTCGCTCGACGAACAAGAAAAGTCGCGCGGCGTAATTGCCATGTCTGCCGGCAACCATGCCCAAGCCGTCGCTTATCATGCCCGGCGCCTCGGCATCCCCGCGACCATCGTCATGCCGGAGACCACTCCCTTCACCAAGGTCGAGCGGACCCGTGCCCACGGTGCCGAGATCGTGCTGTCTGGCGAGACCCTGGTCGAGAGCCAGGCGAGGGTCATGGAGATTATGGCCGAGCGCAGCCTCACCTTGGTCCACCCCTATGACGATGACCGCATCATCGCCGGACAGGGTACGATTGCTTTGGAGATGCTGGCAGCCGAACCGGATCTCGACATCCTCGTCATTCCGATCGGCGGCGGCGGCCTGATCTCTGGCAATGCCATTGCCGCCAAGGCGCTGAAGCCCTCGATCCGCATCGTCGGCGTCGAGACGGAGCTTTACCCCTCCATGTATCACGCGGTGCGCGGCGAGCCCTCGAAATGCGGCGGCTCGACTTTGGCCGAGGGCATCGCTGTCAAGAACGTGACCGAGCGGACCATCGGCTATTGTCGGGAGTTCGTTGATGAAATCCGCCTCGTCGACGAATCACGCCTCGAGCAAGCTGTGAACGCCTTCCTCACGCATCAACGGGTGGTGGTCGAGGGCGCCGGTGCCGCTGGGCTCGCAGCGGTACTCGACGATCCCGACGCCTTCAAGGGCCGTAAGGTGGGGCTCATCGTCTGTGGCGGCAATATCGACCAGCGCATTCTGGCCTCCATCATCTATCGCGAGCTTGGCCGCGAGCAGCGGATCGTCTCGTTGCGTATCGAAATCGACGACCGGCCCGGCATCCTCGGCAGGATCTCCACCTTGCTGGGCAAGATGGGCGCCAACATCCTCGAAGTGTGGCATCGCCGCATGTTCCTTGAAGTTCCTGCTAAGCGCGCCGATCTTGAGGTCATGATTGAAACGCGGGATGCTCAGCATGCGGAGGACATCATTCGCGAGATTGAATCGCAGGGCTTTGTCATCGAGGTGCTGGACGCTCCCGCCGGGCGTGCCGCGCCGCGTCTGCACGCCAGCCACTGA
- a CDS encoding arginyltransferase — translation MYEGRNFPQFYITASSPCPYLVGQMERKVFTHLIGEDASRLNDALSQGGFRRSQNIAYRPACERCSSCVSVRVVVDEFKPSRTFRRISSLNRSLDIRQVESRATSEQYSLFRRYIDDRHGEGGMAEMTVLDYAAMVEDSFVNTHITEYRLRPRIPLAPPDPQKGELVAAALTDRLADGLSMIYSFYDSDHRWRSLGTFMILDHIERARKLGLPYVYLGYWVPGSDKMAYKARFLPQERLTPDGWRLAAS, via the coding sequence GTGTATGAAGGTCGTAACTTTCCGCAGTTCTATATTACGGCGTCGTCGCCCTGCCCCTACCTGGTGGGTCAGATGGAGCGCAAGGTCTTCACGCATTTGATCGGCGAGGACGCCTCGCGCCTCAATGATGCCCTTAGCCAGGGTGGGTTCCGGCGCAGTCAGAACATTGCCTATCGCCCGGCCTGCGAGCGCTGTTCGTCCTGCGTCTCCGTCCGCGTAGTCGTCGACGAGTTCAAGCCATCGCGCACCTTTCGCCGGATTTCATCTCTCAACCGCAGCCTCGATATCCGTCAGGTCGAAAGCCGCGCGACCTCAGAGCAATACTCGCTTTTCCGCCGCTACATCGACGACCGCCACGGCGAAGGCGGCATGGCGGAGATGACGGTTCTCGACTATGCCGCCATGGTCGAGGACAGTTTCGTAAACACCCACATAACGGAATATAGGCTCCGGCCGCGGATTCCGCTGGCTCCTCCGGATCCTCAGAAGGGCGAGCTCGTCGCCGCCGCCCTGACCGACCGCCTCGCTGACGGCCTGTCCATGATTTATTCCTTCTATGACAGCGACCATCGCTGGCGTAGCCTCGGCACCTTCATGATCCTCGATCACATCGAACGCGCGCGGAAGCTCGGTCTGCCATATGTTTATCTCGGCTATTGGGTCCCTGGCTCCGACAAGATGGCCTACAAGGCCCGCTTCCTGCCCCAGGAGCGTCTCACCCCGGATGGCTGGCGCCTGGCAGCCTCCTGA
- a CDS encoding DMT family transporter, producing MASLAIPMLDHRRGLLIGAIGGLIMTFDAPLLRLAQVETFTAVFWRGLFVFIGTLLLWAWLRYIQRRPTPLINGRDGIVIALLHCIANVLFVSAMFNTAVANVVFILALNPLFAALFSLVWLGERITLATWLAMIAALIGVSIIVMGGIESGSVKGDVLALGSVMMIGFGLTYVRRSGKDLSLAPGPGSLLAALIALPFAATLAIPMEKITFLALDGLLVMPLASALLIAGARYLSAPEVAMFFLLETVLAPVWIWLMIGEVPTLNTMIGGAVILVSLIAHAAYRLSRPPPLPR from the coding sequence ATGGCATCCCTCGCCATCCCAATGTTGGATCATCGTCGCGGACTGCTGATCGGAGCGATCGGCGGCCTGATCATGACCTTCGATGCTCCGCTGCTGCGGCTGGCCCAGGTCGAGACCTTCACAGCGGTTTTCTGGCGCGGCCTCTTCGTTTTTATTGGTACTTTGCTGCTCTGGGCTTGGCTGCGTTACATTCAGCGTCGGCCCACGCCGTTGATCAACGGCCGCGACGGCATCGTCATCGCGCTTCTGCACTGCATCGCCAATGTTCTCTTCGTCTCTGCCATGTTCAACACGGCGGTGGCGAATGTGGTCTTTATTCTCGCCCTGAACCCACTGTTTGCGGCCCTGTTTTCCCTGGTGTGGCTGGGGGAGAGAATCACCTTGGCTACTTGGCTTGCCATGATCGCCGCGCTCATCGGCGTATCCATCATCGTTATGGGAGGCATCGAGTCAGGGAGCGTGAAGGGTGATGTTCTGGCCCTGGGCAGCGTCATGATGATCGGCTTCGGCCTGACATATGTCCGCCGCAGTGGCAAGGATCTGAGCCTGGCTCCCGGACCCGGCTCCCTCTTGGCAGCCTTGATCGCTTTGCCATTCGCGGCCACTCTCGCAATCCCTATGGAGAAGATAACCTTCCTGGCTCTGGACGGTTTGCTGGTGATGCCGCTGGCCTCCGCCTTGCTCATCGCCGGCGCCCGCTATCTATCGGCGCCCGAGGTCGCCATGTTCTTCCTGCTCGAGACCGTGCTTGCGCCGGTCTGGATCTGGCTGATGATCGGCGAAGTGCCGACCCTCAATACCATGATCGGCGGCGCCGTCATCCTAGTGAGCCTGATAGCTCACGCAGCCTATCGTCTGAGCCGGCCGCCGCCTCTGCCGCGCTGA
- the parC gene encoding DNA topoisomerase IV subunit A, translating to MSELSPPAAPEGVEPIQLRDALEERYLAYALSTIMHRALPDVRDGLKPVHRRLLFAMRQLKLDPGQGFKKCARVVGDVIGRYHPHGDQSVYDALVRLAQDFAVRYPLVDGQGNFGNIDGDNPAAMRYTEARLTEVAQALLDGLDEDTVDFRDTYDGEDSEPIVLPGAFPNLLANGSSGIAVGMATSIPPHNAHELCDAALYLIKHPTAPIEKIVEMVPGPDFPTGGIIVDDPALIKQAYVTGRGSFRVRAKWEIEELKHGTWQIVITEMPYQVQKGRLVEKIAELINARKLPLLVDVRDESAEDVRLVLEPRARSVDATVLMEQMFRLTELEARISLNMNVLTAGRVPKVLSLPDVLRHWLAHRKEVLVRRSNYRLEQIAKRLEMLAGYLVAYLNLDEVIRIIREEDEPKAELMRTFSLTDNQAEAILNMRLRSLRKLEEMEIRREYAELSDEQAGLDALLASDEKQWSKISDEIREVRTKFSNKTALGRRRTQFANAPTVDVDLDQAMIEREPITVVLSEKGWIRALKGHLGDASALTFKEGDKAKFMFHAETTDKLLAFSLSGKFFTLGADKLPGGRGHGEPLRLICDMDTVDDVVALFVHRAGRKLLVAASDGRGFLVPEDDVLANTRKGKQVLNVSAPVEAQACSFVSEGADHVAVIGENRKLLVFPLTEMPEMGRGRGVKLQSYRDGGLADVKVFALAAGLTWKDTSGRIWTVSEMQEWIGARAQAGRMPPKGFPRNNRFG from the coding sequence ATGAGTGAACTCAGTCCGCCTGCGGCGCCCGAGGGGGTGGAGCCGATCCAGCTTCGCGACGCCCTGGAGGAGCGCTATCTCGCTTATGCGCTGTCGACCATCATGCACCGGGCGCTGCCGGATGTGCGTGACGGGCTTAAGCCTGTGCATCGGCGGCTGCTCTTCGCGATGCGCCAGCTCAAACTCGACCCGGGGCAGGGGTTCAAGAAATGCGCCCGCGTCGTCGGCGATGTCATCGGCCGCTATCATCCCCATGGCGACCAGTCGGTCTATGATGCGCTCGTGCGCCTCGCCCAGGATTTCGCGGTGCGGTATCCGCTTGTGGATGGGCAGGGAAACTTCGGCAATATCGACGGCGATAATCCGGCGGCCATGCGCTATACCGAAGCCCGGCTCACCGAGGTCGCTCAGGCGCTGCTCGACGGGCTGGATGAGGATACCGTCGACTTCCGCGACACCTATGACGGGGAAGACAGCGAACCGATCGTACTGCCGGGGGCATTCCCTAATCTGCTCGCCAATGGATCTTCCGGAATCGCCGTGGGCATGGCGACATCGATCCCGCCGCATAACGCTCATGAGCTGTGTGACGCGGCGCTTTACCTAATCAAGCATCCAACCGCGCCGATCGAGAAGATCGTGGAGATGGTGCCCGGACCAGACTTTCCAACCGGCGGCATCATCGTCGATGATCCGGCCCTGATCAAACAGGCCTATGTCACCGGACGCGGTAGCTTCCGCGTGCGGGCGAAATGGGAGATCGAGGAGCTCAAGCACGGCACCTGGCAGATCGTCATCACCGAGATGCCTTATCAGGTGCAAAAGGGCAGGCTGGTCGAGAAGATCGCAGAACTCATCAATGCCCGCAAATTGCCGTTGCTGGTAGATGTGCGCGACGAATCGGCGGAAGACGTGCGTCTGGTGCTGGAGCCGAGGGCACGATCGGTGGATGCGACCGTGCTCATGGAGCAGATGTTCCGGCTGACGGAACTCGAAGCGCGGATCTCGCTCAACATGAACGTGCTGACCGCCGGTCGGGTGCCGAAGGTCCTCTCGCTGCCGGACGTGCTGAGGCACTGGCTGGCCCATCGCAAAGAGGTTCTGGTCCGGCGCTCGAACTACCGGTTGGAACAAATCGCCAAGCGACTCGAGATGCTGGCGGGCTATCTCGTGGCCTATCTCAACCTGGATGAGGTGATCCGCATCATCCGCGAGGAGGACGAGCCGAAGGCCGAGCTCATGCGCACCTTCAGCCTGACCGACAACCAAGCGGAGGCGATCCTCAACATGCGGCTGCGCTCGCTGCGCAAGCTCGAGGAGATGGAGATCCGGCGCGAATATGCCGAGCTCTCGGATGAACAGGCGGGGCTCGATGCGCTGCTCGCCTCTGATGAAAAGCAGTGGAGCAAGATCTCGGACGAGATCCGCGAAGTCCGTACGAAGTTCAGCAACAAGACGGCGCTTGGGCGCCGACGGACCCAGTTCGCCAATGCGCCGACCGTGGATGTGGATCTCGACCAGGCCATGATCGAGCGGGAGCCGATCACCGTAGTCCTCTCGGAGAAGGGCTGGATCCGGGCGCTGAAGGGCCATCTGGGAGATGCCTCGGCGCTCACCTTCAAGGAAGGCGACAAAGCCAAGTTCATGTTCCACGCAGAGACCACGGACAAGCTTCTGGCCTTCTCGCTGTCGGGCAAGTTCTTCACGCTGGGCGCCGACAAGCTGCCCGGCGGGCGCGGCCATGGCGAACCCTTGCGGCTCATCTGCGACATGGACACGGTGGACGACGTGGTCGCGCTGTTCGTGCATCGCGCGGGCCGCAAGCTGCTGGTGGCTGCCTCCGACGGGCGCGGCTTTCTGGTGCCGGAGGACGACGTCCTCGCCAACACCCGCAAGGGCAAGCAGGTGCTCAATGTCTCCGCCCCGGTGGAGGCACAGGCGTGCAGCTTCGTCAGCGAAGGCGCCGATCATGTGGCCGTCATCGGCGAAAACCGAAAGCTGCTCGTCTTTCCGTTGACGGAAATGCCTGAGATGGGCCGCGGCCGCGGGGTAAAGCTGCAAAGCTATCGCGACGGTGGGCTGGCGGATGTGAAAGTCTTCGCGTTGGCGGCCGGACTGACCTGGAAGGACACGTCTGGTCGGATCTGGACGGTGAGCGAAATGCAGGAATGGATCGGTGCCCGGGCGCAAGCCGGACGGATGCCGCCCAAGGGCTTTCCAAGAAACAACCGTTTCGGCTGA
- a CDS encoding ribonuclease J, whose product MNVYLYGYGPEDDRDWIMVDLGVKFGEDHEPGIDVVLPDISFAAGLGNRLKGIVLTHGHEDHFGAVGYLWPDLKVPVYTTPFTASLLRAKLHERRILEHVDLKVVPLSGRFTVGPFDVELVTVNHSIPEPNAVVIRTPLGLIVHSGDWKIDDAPMFGARIDEARFREIGEEGCDVLICDSTNALREGISPTEQEVSESLTRLIMAAERRVAVTTFASHVGRLETVAKAAEAAGRQLVVAGRAMHTTITAAREAGYLKDLPKVVNDESFGYLPPERVVCLCTGSQGEPRAAMARIAEDIHPTISLEAGDLVIFSSKTIPGNEKAVISIENNLAARGVQVITGEEALVHVTGHPRRGELDIMYSWLKPKMVIPMHGEMRHLLEHKLFALSRGVPQAEVVENGQMMRLAPEPRLLGRVQSGRIHLDGTILVPADANSLKARRKLSFAGVIMISLLLNEKGKLVGEAKIAMEGVPVVDQDGEAMEDIVLDAIDDGLDARPRGRGKQANSSIEQIVSQSVRRAVNASWGKKPICQVVVHRM is encoded by the coding sequence ATGAACGTGTATCTTTACGGTTACGGGCCCGAAGATGACCGCGACTGGATCATGGTCGATCTGGGGGTCAAATTCGGAGAGGATCACGAGCCAGGGATCGATGTCGTGCTGCCGGACATCTCGTTTGCGGCAGGGCTGGGGAACCGGCTCAAAGGCATCGTGCTGACCCATGGTCATGAAGATCATTTCGGCGCCGTCGGCTATCTGTGGCCAGACCTGAAAGTGCCGGTCTATACCACACCCTTCACCGCCTCCCTGCTGCGAGCCAAGCTGCATGAGCGCCGCATCCTCGAACATGTGGACCTGAAAGTCGTGCCGTTGAGCGGACGGTTTACGGTCGGCCCCTTCGATGTGGAGCTGGTGACGGTCAATCATTCGATTCCAGAACCCAATGCCGTTGTGATCCGCACACCTCTGGGCCTCATCGTCCATTCCGGCGACTGGAAGATCGATGACGCGCCCATGTTTGGTGCGCGTATCGACGAAGCCAGGTTCAGGGAGATCGGCGAGGAAGGCTGCGACGTCCTCATCTGCGACAGCACCAATGCGCTTCGCGAAGGGATTTCGCCGACCGAGCAGGAGGTGTCGGAGAGCCTGACGCGCCTGATCATGGCGGCGGAGCGGCGAGTCGCCGTGACGACATTCGCGTCGCATGTGGGACGGCTGGAGACGGTGGCAAAGGCTGCAGAGGCTGCGGGACGACAACTCGTCGTGGCGGGACGGGCCATGCATACGACAATCACGGCGGCGCGGGAGGCGGGCTATCTCAAGGACCTGCCGAAGGTGGTCAATGACGAGAGTTTCGGTTACCTGCCGCCGGAAAGGGTCGTCTGCCTGTGTACCGGCAGCCAAGGGGAGCCGCGTGCAGCCATGGCGCGGATCGCGGAAGACATTCATCCGACGATCTCGCTGGAGGCCGGAGATCTCGTGATCTTCTCCTCCAAAACGATCCCAGGCAACGAGAAGGCGGTGATCTCCATCGAGAACAATCTGGCGGCGCGCGGCGTTCAAGTCATCACCGGCGAGGAAGCGCTGGTGCATGTGACCGGCCATCCCAGGCGCGGCGAGCTCGACATCATGTATTCCTGGCTGAAACCCAAGATGGTTATCCCCATGCATGGCGAGATGCGGCATCTGTTAGAGCACAAGCTGTTTGCCCTCTCACGCGGAGTCCCGCAGGCCGAGGTGGTCGAGAACGGGCAGATGATGCGGCTTGCGCCGGAGCCGCGGCTGCTGGGGCGGGTGCAGAGCGGTCGCATCCATCTCGATGGCACGATCCTGGTGCCGGCGGATGCCAATTCTCTCAAGGCACGACGCAAGCTGTCCTTCGCCGGGGTCATCATGATCTCACTGCTGCTCAACGAGAAGGGCAAGCTCGTCGGGGAGGCCAAGATCGCCATGGAAGGGGTGCCGGTGGTGGATCAGGATGGCGAGGCCATGGAGGACATCGTGCTGGATGCCATCGATGATGGTCTCGATGCTCGGCCGCGCGGCCGCGGCAAACAAGCCAACAGCTCCATCGAGCAAATTGTAAGCCAGAGCGTGCGCCGGGCGGTCAATGCGAGCTGGGGGAAGAAACCCATCTGCCAAGTGGTCGTGCATCGAATGTAA
- a CDS encoding biotin--[acetyl-CoA-carboxylase] ligase — MQRISLPFGHRLAQFDEVDSTNAEAIRQAASGEVGPLWIVAQRQSAGRGRQGRPWTSESGNFYGSLLLTDRSAPARSANLSFVAALALFDAASACVSETRRSLMRLKWPNDLLIDGAKTSGILLEAAPRPHFAEAGLVIGIGVNLTRKPPGDLPYKTTCLAEHGAEDGPLAFLEHLAQAFDRWHMVWSGPEGFAGIRRAWLSRAQGLGGPLLVRMQGEQIEGIFADLDDEGALLLQMRGGATRRVLAGDVFFS; from the coding sequence ATGCAGCGAATTTCCCTCCCTTTCGGACACCGGCTCGCGCAGTTCGATGAAGTCGATTCGACCAATGCCGAGGCCATTCGCCAGGCAGCTTCGGGCGAAGTCGGCCCGTTATGGATCGTGGCACAACGGCAAAGTGCCGGACGCGGTCGTCAGGGACGGCCTTGGACGTCGGAAAGCGGCAATTTTTACGGAAGCCTGCTGCTGACCGACCGAAGCGCGCCAGCCCGCAGCGCCAATTTGAGCTTCGTGGCTGCCCTTGCTCTGTTCGATGCCGCCTCGGCCTGCGTCTCCGAGACCCGTCGGAGCCTGATGCGGCTCAAATGGCCCAATGATTTGCTGATTGATGGCGCCAAGACTTCGGGAATCTTGCTAGAGGCGGCGCCCCGGCCCCATTTTGCTGAGGCCGGCTTGGTCATCGGTATCGGGGTCAATCTGACGCGCAAGCCTCCTGGGGACCTGCCATACAAGACAACCTGCTTGGCTGAACATGGTGCCGAAGATGGGCCGCTCGCTTTCCTGGAGCATCTCGCCCAGGCGTTCGACCGATGGCACATGGTCTGGTCGGGGCCCGAGGGTTTTGCCGGCATAAGGCGGGCCTGGCTGTCACGGGCGCAAGGTTTGGGAGGCCCTCTTCTGGTGAGGATGCAGGGCGAGCAGATCGAAGGGATCTTCGCTGATCTCGACGATGAGGGGGCGTTATTGCTGCAGATGCGAGGCGGGGCGACGCGGAGGGTTCTGGCGGGAGACGTCTTCTTCAGCTAG